A genomic region of Carassius carassius chromosome 13, fCarCar2.1, whole genome shotgun sequence contains the following coding sequences:
- the bncr gene encoding protein Bouncer encodes MWVLLNVMDFMVISKAGHCWIPVLVLLVLCLYHPAVLCENLYCYYCPQTSFNRSCRHILSECRPQELCFTAHGRFGHAPVLFSKGCMSQRDCVRSSSQMIRGNNISFTYSCCGRPYCNSSWRCDHSLVLLTVSAITASIVTADWTRAGLLMPS; translated from the coding sequence ATGTGGGTTTTATTGAACGTAATGGACTTTATGGTGATCTCTAAAGCTGGTCACTGCTGGATTCCAGTTCTTGTGCTCCTGGTTCTGTGTCTCTATCATCCTGCTGTCCTGTGTGAAAACCTCTACTGTTACTACTGTCCTCAGACGTCCTTCAACAGGAGCTGCAGGCACATTCTGTCTGAGTGCCGCCCGCAGGAGCTCTGCTTCACTGCCCACGGCCGGTTCGGACATGCACCCGTTCTGTTCTCCAAAGGCTGCATGTCGCAGAGAGACTGTGTCCGATCCAGCAGTCAAATGATCCGCGGGAACAACATTAGCTTCACGTACTCCTGCTGCGGCCGTCCTTACTGTAACTCGAGCTGGCGCTGTGATCACAGCCTCGTGCTGCTCACGGTGTCTGCTATCACTGCGAGCATCGTGACGGCCGACTGGACTCGAGCTGGACTCCTGATGCCCAGCTGA
- the LOC132155797 gene encoding protein Bouncer-like, with translation MEADCAALSRSAVLALCLLGVLALECHYCPLQAAGTRCNITTECHAHERCSTGWRRYGRVHVLAVQGCASPELCASNQTLTHKGIEYEITYTCCCRDLCNTAKAENLLQQLTGAPISPAGDTCPED, from the exons ATGGAGGCAGACTGTGCGGCTCTCAGCAG gTCCGCTGTGCTCGCGCTGTGTCTGCTCGGCGTGCTCGCGCTGGAGTGTCATTACTGCCCCCTGCAGGCCGCGGGGACGCGCTGCAACATCACCACTGAGTGCCACGCGCACGAGCGCTGCTCTACGGGCTGGAGGCGTTACGGGCGCGTGCACGTGCTCGCCGTCCAGGGCTGCGCGTCCCCGGAGCTCTGCGCTTCGAACCAGACTCTCACACATAAAGGCATTGAATATGAAATCACCTACACGTGCTGCTGCCGCGATCTCTGCAACACTGCTAAAGCGGAGAACCTCCTCCAGCAGCTGACCGGGGCTCCCATCAGTCCGGCAGGGGACACCTGTCCTGAGGACTga